Proteins from one Stenotrophomonas aracearum genomic window:
- a CDS encoding alkene reductase produces MTESTDGTLFTPTRLGAIEVANRIAMAPLTRNRAIEGRVPNPLAIQYYQQRASAGLIIAEATQISPLGQGYLDTPGIYRQAQIDAWRKVTDAVHAEGGRIVLQLWHVGRVSHTSLLPEGEVPVAPSAIRANAKTFTANGFEDVSAPRALRLEEIPGVVQDYRQAARNALTAGFDGVEVHAANGYLIDQFLRDGSNHRTDEYGGSIENRTRLLEEVVRTVVAEIGAERTGVRLSPTTPASDAYDSNPQPLFERAVERLDAIGELAFIHVIEGATGGPRDNIPFDYAALRAKFRGSWIANNGYDKASAEAAIASGYADMIAFGRAFIANPDLVERLRNDVPLSDFNPDTLYGGGAEGYTDYPSMSGSNVAE; encoded by the coding sequence ATGACAGAGTCCACTGACGGAACGTTGTTCACTCCCACCCGGCTTGGCGCGATCGAGGTCGCCAACCGTATCGCGATGGCCCCGCTGACCCGCAACCGCGCCATCGAAGGCCGCGTGCCGAATCCGCTGGCGATCCAGTACTACCAGCAACGCGCCAGCGCCGGGCTGATCATTGCCGAAGCGACCCAGATCAGCCCGCTGGGCCAGGGCTACCTGGATACGCCCGGCATCTACAGGCAGGCGCAGATCGACGCGTGGCGCAAGGTGACCGACGCGGTGCACGCCGAGGGCGGCCGCATCGTGCTGCAGCTCTGGCATGTGGGCCGCGTTTCGCACACCAGCCTGCTGCCGGAAGGCGAAGTCCCGGTGGCGCCCAGCGCGATCCGTGCCAATGCCAAGACCTTCACCGCGAACGGCTTCGAAGACGTGTCCGCGCCGCGCGCCCTGCGCCTGGAGGAAATTCCCGGGGTGGTCCAGGACTACCGCCAAGCCGCGCGCAATGCGCTCACTGCCGGCTTCGACGGGGTCGAGGTGCATGCCGCCAACGGCTACCTGATCGACCAGTTCCTGCGCGATGGCAGCAACCATCGTACCGACGAATACGGTGGCAGCATCGAGAACCGCACGCGTCTGCTGGAGGAAGTGGTGCGTACGGTGGTCGCGGAGATCGGCGCGGAGCGCACCGGCGTACGCCTGTCGCCGACCACCCCGGCCAGCGACGCGTACGATTCCAACCCGCAGCCGTTGTTCGAACGCGCGGTGGAGCGCCTGGATGCGATTGGCGAGTTGGCCTTCATCCATGTCATCGAAGGCGCCACCGGCGGTCCACGCGACAACATCCCGTTCGACTACGCCGCGCTGCGGGCGAAGTTCCGTGGGTCGTGGATCGCCAACAACGGTTACGACAAGGCCAGCGCCGAGGCGGCGATTGCCAGCGGCTATGCCGACATGATCGCCTTCGGCCGGGCCTTCATCGCCAACCCGGACCTGGTGGAGCGCCTGCGCAATGACGTTCCGTTGTCGGATTTCAATCCTGACACCCTGTATGGCGGTGGTGCCGAGGGGTATACGGATTACCCGAGCATGTCGGGCTCCAACGTCGCGGAATGA
- a CDS encoding CocE/NonD family hydrolase has translation MRVRVVPVLLSLMIAASVSAQTAPMTPDIPAKGFVTPTAGFDYDKREVMVPMRDGTKLYTVIVVPKGAHNAPMLLTRTPYDAANRAKRMDSPHMRDILPQGDEVFVDAGYIRVFQDIRGKHGSEGDYVMTRPLRGPLNGTKVDHATDAWDTIDWLVKHVPESNGKVGMLGSSYEGFTVVMALTDPHPALKVAAPQSPMIDGWMGDDWLNYGAFRQVNFGYFTGQLAKRGKGPSIPSVGYDDYTTFLRAGSAGDYAKANGIDQLPWWHKLVEHPSYDAFWQEQALDKRMASTPLKVPTMWLQGLWDQEDMWGAVHSYAAMEPRDTDNTLNYLVMGPWRHSQVNYDGANLGALKFDGDTALQFRRDVLKPFFDQYLVDGAAKADTPPVLIYNTGENHWDRLQQWPRTAAQTKPLYLRAGGKLSFEAPQAGEATYDAYVSDPAKPVPFVPRPVRFADRDMWTTWLVKDQRFVDGRPDVLTFVSEPLTEPLRIGGAPQVNLQAATSGSDSDWVVKLIDVYPDQVPSTPEMGGYELAVSMAIFRGRYRESFSEPKAIASNQVLDYKFGLPTANHVFQPGHRVMVQVQSTLFPLYDRNPQTFVPNIYLAKPGDYQKATQQVWHAPQQASFISLPVY, from the coding sequence ATGCGTGTTCGTGTCGTGCCTGTGCTGTTGAGCCTGATGATTGCCGCCAGCGTGTCGGCGCAGACCGCGCCGATGACGCCGGACATTCCAGCCAAGGGGTTCGTGACCCCGACCGCGGGCTTCGACTACGACAAGCGCGAGGTCATGGTGCCGATGCGCGATGGCACCAAGCTGTATACGGTGATCGTGGTGCCCAAGGGTGCCCACAATGCGCCGATGCTGCTTACCCGCACCCCGTACGACGCCGCCAATCGCGCCAAGCGCATGGATTCGCCGCACATGCGCGATATCCTGCCGCAGGGCGACGAGGTGTTTGTCGATGCCGGCTACATCCGCGTGTTCCAGGACATTCGCGGCAAGCACGGCTCCGAAGGCGATTACGTGATGACCCGGCCGCTGCGCGGTCCGCTCAATGGCACCAAGGTCGACCACGCCACCGATGCGTGGGACACCATCGACTGGCTGGTCAAGCATGTGCCGGAAAGCAACGGCAAGGTCGGCATGCTCGGCTCGTCGTATGAAGGCTTCACCGTGGTGATGGCGCTGACCGACCCGCATCCCGCGCTGAAGGTGGCCGCGCCGCAGAGCCCGATGATCGATGGCTGGATGGGCGACGACTGGCTCAACTACGGTGCCTTCCGCCAGGTCAACTTCGGCTACTTCACCGGCCAGCTGGCCAAGCGTGGCAAGGGTCCGTCCATTCCCAGCGTCGGCTACGACGACTACACCACCTTCCTGCGTGCCGGGTCGGCCGGCGACTATGCCAAGGCCAATGGCATCGACCAGCTGCCGTGGTGGCACAAGCTGGTGGAACACCCCTCCTACGACGCGTTCTGGCAGGAACAGGCGCTGGACAAGCGCATGGCCAGCACCCCGTTGAAGGTGCCGACCATGTGGCTGCAGGGCCTGTGGGACCAGGAAGACATGTGGGGCGCAGTGCACAGCTATGCGGCGATGGAACCGCGCGACACTGACAATACCCTCAATTACCTGGTGATGGGCCCGTGGCGGCACAGCCAGGTGAACTATGACGGCGCAAACCTGGGCGCACTCAAGTTCGACGGCGACACCGCGCTGCAGTTCCGCCGCGACGTGCTCAAGCCGTTCTTCGACCAGTACCTGGTCGATGGCGCGGCCAAGGCCGACACGCCGCCGGTGCTGATCTACAACACCGGCGAAAACCACTGGGACCGCCTGCAGCAGTGGCCGCGTACCGCCGCGCAGACCAAGCCGCTGTACCTGCGCGCCGGCGGCAAGCTCTCGTTCGAGGCGCCGCAGGCGGGCGAGGCGACCTATGACGCGTACGTGTCCGATCCGGCCAAGCCGGTGCCGTTCGTGCCGCGCCCGGTGCGCTTCGCCGACCGCGACATGTGGACCACCTGGCTGGTCAAGGACCAGCGCTTCGTCGATGGTCGCCCCGACGTGCTCACCTTCGTCAGCGAGCCGCTGACCGAACCGCTGCGCATCGGCGGCGCGCCGCAGGTGAACCTGCAGGCGGCGACCAGTGGCAGCGACAGCGACTGGGTGGTGAAGCTGATCGACGTGTATCCGGACCAGGTGCCGTCCACGCCGGAAATGGGCGGGTATGAGCTGGCGGTGTCGATGGCGATTTTCCGCGGGCGCTATCGCGAGAGCTTCAGCGAGCCGAAGGCGATTGCCTCGAACCAGGTGCTGGATTACAAATTCGGCCTGCCTACCGCCAACCATGTATTCCAGCCCGGCCACCGGGTGATGGTGCAGGTGCAGTCGACGCTGTTCCCGCTGTACGACCGCAACCCGCAGACCTTCGTGCCCAACATCTACCTGGCCAAGCCGGGCGATTACCAGAAGGCGACCCAGCAGGTGTGGCACGCACCGCAGCAGGCGAGTTTCATTTCGTTGCCGGTGTATTGA
- a CDS encoding beta-glucosidase: MKTITKPLALTAAIALSLSAAASAAPAAPADAFTVLRLEQAPTYLDTAAVAAQLQALDVDALTIDNVTRAADTPDSALAPDPLAALADQLGYTYRFVSADPAAAEQHGSVVLSRLPVEAESGVETPGLNYLRLNDGRHVVAMYTAAAVSPDPGIKTLVEGSRLGAPAVLLGSLPLDGMLLDAGGLQAGAKQQYYSAGFASATSAPIKLRIDADSAPLSGQLLTLAYTAPVGGDTPWMDTTLNADARAKALVAKMTVDEKFQMLHSYFGLGKDGGPLPEGAVGSAGFVPGVPRLGIPAQQSADAGVGVTNPGGIRKGDIATAMPSGPSTASTWNPQIAFTGGATMGREAWQQRFNILLAGSVNLQRDPRNGRNFEYAGEDPVLAGRLVGESIRGVQSQHVISTMKHFALNDMETSRNFHSAEIGEQAMRESDLLAFEIALDSGKPGSVMCSYNRINGTYGCEHDYLMNQVLKQEWKFPGFVMSDWGGVHSGSKAALAGLDQQSAGEVFDKAVYFDQPLRLAVAGGTVPQARLDDMVARILRTMFAHGNFDLPPQHVPIDVAAGFAAAQRTVEEGSVLLRNEGGLLPLAKDVQRIVIIGGHADKGVIGGGGSSHVGFTARGTNAVPGVLPTTWPGPVIFHPSSPLEALRAERPDATIQYVDGRDVAAAARAAAAADVAIVFATQWSAESVDLPHMQLPDNQDALIAGVAKANPKTVVVLETNGPVELPWLQQVPAVMQAWYPGIRGGEAIATLLTGKVNPSGRLPVTWPIDASQLPRPHVNGLGFNPKNKPDDTIDYDIEGANVGYKWFAAKGLVPQFPFGHGLSYTQFQYDNLTYTAMGQRLVATVDIRNTGKVAGADVAQLYLKLPEGSTTPIRLIGFQKVMLQPGESRRIRIEAEPKAMASFDTADKQWKIAEGRYELQLSRSASEPLQTVPVVLSGGVVR, from the coding sequence ATGAAAACGATTACAAAGCCCCTGGCCCTGACGGCCGCCATCGCCTTGTCGCTCTCCGCTGCCGCTTCGGCCGCCCCCGCTGCCCCCGCCGATGCCTTCACCGTGCTGCGTTTGGAGCAGGCGCCGACGTACCTGGACACCGCTGCCGTGGCCGCGCAGCTGCAGGCGCTGGACGTGGATGCGCTGACCATCGACAACGTCACCCGCGCCGCCGACACCCCCGACAGCGCGCTGGCGCCGGACCCGCTGGCCGCGCTGGCCGACCAGCTCGGCTACACCTACCGTTTCGTCAGCGCCGATCCAGCCGCCGCCGAACAGCACGGCAGCGTGGTGCTGTCGCGCCTGCCGGTGGAGGCCGAGTCGGGCGTGGAAACGCCGGGGCTGAATTACCTGCGCCTCAACGACGGCCGCCACGTGGTGGCGATGTATACCGCTGCTGCCGTTTCGCCGGACCCGGGCATCAAGACGCTGGTGGAAGGCTCGCGGCTGGGCGCCCCGGCCGTGCTGCTGGGCAGCCTGCCGCTGGACGGCATGCTGCTGGATGCAGGCGGCCTCCAGGCCGGCGCCAAACAGCAGTACTACAGCGCCGGCTTCGCGTCGGCGACGAGTGCGCCGATCAAGCTGCGGATCGATGCCGATTCCGCCCCGCTGTCCGGCCAGCTGCTGACCCTCGCCTACACCGCACCGGTCGGCGGCGACACGCCGTGGATGGACACCACGTTGAACGCCGATGCCCGCGCCAAGGCGCTGGTGGCGAAGATGACCGTGGACGAGAAGTTCCAGATGCTGCACAGCTACTTCGGGCTGGGCAAGGACGGCGGACCGCTGCCGGAAGGCGCGGTCGGTTCGGCCGGTTTCGTGCCGGGCGTGCCGCGCCTGGGCATTCCGGCCCAGCAGTCGGCCGATGCCGGCGTGGGCGTGACCAACCCGGGGGGCATCCGCAAGGGCGACATTGCCACGGCGATGCCATCGGGCCCGTCCACGGCCTCTACGTGGAACCCGCAGATCGCGTTTACCGGCGGTGCCACCATGGGCCGTGAAGCCTGGCAGCAGCGCTTCAACATCCTGCTGGCCGGCAGCGTCAACCTGCAGCGCGACCCGCGCAACGGCCGCAACTTCGAATATGCCGGCGAAGACCCGGTGCTGGCCGGTCGCCTGGTCGGCGAGTCGATCCGGGGCGTGCAGAGCCAGCACGTGATTTCGACGATGAAGCACTTCGCGCTCAACGACATGGAAACCTCGCGCAACTTCCACAGCGCCGAGATCGGCGAGCAGGCGATGCGCGAGTCGGACCTGCTGGCGTTCGAGATCGCACTGGATTCCGGTAAGCCCGGCTCGGTGATGTGCTCGTACAACCGCATCAACGGCACCTACGGCTGCGAGCACGATTACCTGATGAACCAGGTGCTCAAGCAGGAATGGAAGTTCCCGGGTTTCGTGATGTCCGACTGGGGCGGCGTGCACAGCGGTTCCAAGGCGGCCCTGGCCGGGCTGGACCAGCAGTCGGCCGGTGAGGTGTTCGACAAGGCGGTGTACTTCGACCAGCCGCTGCGCCTTGCGGTGGCCGGTGGCACGGTGCCGCAGGCGCGCCTGGACGACATGGTGGCGCGGATCCTGCGCACGATGTTCGCGCACGGCAACTTCGACCTGCCGCCGCAGCACGTGCCGATCGACGTCGCGGCGGGTTTCGCCGCCGCGCAGCGCACGGTGGAAGAGGGCAGCGTGCTGCTGCGCAACGAAGGCGGCCTGCTGCCGCTGGCCAAGGACGTGCAGCGCATCGTGATCATCGGCGGACACGCGGACAAGGGCGTGATCGGTGGCGGCGGTTCGTCGCACGTGGGGTTCACTGCCCGTGGCACCAATGCGGTGCCCGGCGTGCTGCCGACCACCTGGCCGGGCCCGGTGATCTTCCACCCGTCTTCGCCGCTGGAAGCCCTGCGCGCCGAGCGCCCGGATGCAACCATTCAATACGTGGACGGCCGTGACGTGGCGGCAGCGGCGCGCGCTGCCGCGGCGGCGGACGTGGCGATCGTGTTCGCCACGCAGTGGTCGGCCGAGTCGGTGGACCTGCCGCACATGCAGCTGCCGGACAACCAGGACGCGCTGATCGCGGGCGTGGCCAAGGCCAACCCGAAGACGGTGGTGGTGCTGGAAACCAACGGCCCGGTCGAGCTGCCGTGGCTGCAGCAGGTGCCGGCCGTGATGCAGGCGTGGTACCCGGGCATCCGCGGTGGCGAGGCGATTGCCACGCTGCTGACCGGCAAGGTCAATCCGTCCGGCCGCCTGCCGGTGACCTGGCCGATCGACGCCTCGCAGCTGCCGCGCCCGCACGTGAACGGGCTGGGCTTCAATCCGAAGAACAAGCCGGACGACACCATCGATTACGACATCGAAGGCGCCAACGTGGGCTACAAGTGGTTCGCAGCCAAGGGCCTGGTACCGCAGTTCCCGTTCGGCCACGGCCTGTCGTACACGCAGTTCCAGTACGACAACCTGACCTACACGGCGATGGGGCAGCGGCTGGTGGCGACGGTCGACATCCGCAATACCGGCAAGGTCGCCGGCGCGGACGTGGCGCAGCTGTACCTGAAGCTGCCGGAAGGCAGCACCACGCCGATCCGCCTGATCGGCTTCCAGAAGGTCATGCTGCAGCCGGGCGAGTCGCGCCGGATCCGGATCGAGGCCGAGCCGAAGGCGATGGCCAGCTTCGATACCGCCGACAAGCAGTGGAAGATTGCCGAAGGGCGGTATGAGCTGCAGCTGTCGCGCTCGGCCAGCGAGCCGCTGCAGACGGTGCCGGTGGTGTTGAGTGGGGGTGTGGTGCGTTGA
- a CDS encoding type II toxin-antitoxin system MqsR family toxin yields the protein MSHPPSHPPLYGAPTGSFVRSDGVFEKRTPDYPLAHVQQLVRKHGTGVFGFNAMAGVAAMQLQPHQAIAAILALRPVHFFKSMTAENDATHTLWQDVYHGPTDNGLAYIKFMLWVPPAASKSAVPPSPKLVISFKKL from the coding sequence ATGTCTCATCCGCCCTCCCATCCACCTCTTTATGGCGCGCCCACTGGATCGTTCGTTCGCAGCGATGGTGTGTTCGAAAAGCGAACTCCGGACTACCCCCTGGCGCACGTCCAGCAGTTGGTGAGAAAGCATGGAACCGGCGTCTTTGGATTCAACGCAATGGCCGGTGTGGCTGCGATGCAATTACAGCCACATCAGGCAATTGCCGCGATTCTCGCGCTTCGACCTGTGCACTTTTTCAAATCGATGACCGCCGAGAACGACGCAACGCACACCCTTTGGCAGGACGTCTACCACGGGCCCACGGACAACGGACTGGCGTACATCAAATTCATGCTGTGGGTGCCTCCTGCTGCGTCCAAGTCTGCGGTGCCGCCCTCGCCCAAGCTCGTCATCTCATTCAAGAAGCTATGA
- a CDS encoding type II TA system antitoxin MqsA family protein yields the protein MTTNPEYPTLAPGQCPACGAAGTWAAFAGGLPLAVGTRVIEVADLVGERCERCGEAFLDDASQARYMAAADALVLQARLEAGAELRRVRRKLQLSQHEAAEITGGGPNAFSRYETGKAQPVAAVFNLFHLLDRHPDLLGEIREAAANFQPVLKVPFRGS from the coding sequence ATGACTACCAATCCCGAATACCCCACCCTCGCCCCAGGTCAATGCCCGGCGTGCGGCGCAGCAGGTACATGGGCTGCATTTGCGGGTGGGCTTCCCCTTGCAGTAGGCACACGGGTCATCGAGGTTGCCGACCTCGTCGGCGAGCGCTGCGAACGGTGCGGAGAGGCCTTCCTGGATGATGCAAGCCAGGCACGGTACATGGCGGCGGCTGATGCCCTGGTCTTGCAGGCACGGCTGGAAGCAGGCGCTGAACTACGCCGCGTTCGGCGAAAGCTGCAGCTGAGCCAGCATGAGGCGGCGGAGATCACCGGCGGTGGCCCGAACGCCTTTTCGCGCTATGAAACCGGTAAGGCCCAGCCGGTAGCGGCCGTGTTCAACCTGTTCCACCTGTTGGATCGTCATCCCGACCTGCTGGGGGAGATCCGAGAGGCGGCTGCAAACTTTCAGCCGGTGCTCAAAGTGCCTTTCAGGGGTTCCTGA
- the imuA gene encoding translesion DNA synthesis-associated protein ImuA: protein MAAVRALDQLLESRQVWRGQPRAAVPEVAAHPTGHPALDSRLPGGGWPPSALSEVLLGAPGQGELALVWPTLARLSQLQQTVVLVAPPHLPHAPGWAGAGLALGQLQVVHANPRDALWAAEQCLRSAACAAVLCWPQQADDRALRRLQVAAETGQCLGFAFRDSRQARNPSPAPLRLQLDAGQVRVLKCRGGMAPAQPLPLALAH from the coding sequence ATGGCCGCTGTAAGAGCCTTGGACCAGCTGCTGGAAAGCCGCCAGGTCTGGCGCGGGCAGCCGCGTGCGGCGGTGCCGGAGGTGGCGGCCCACCCGACCGGGCACCCCGCGCTGGACAGCCGGCTGCCTGGCGGCGGCTGGCCGCCTTCGGCCCTGTCCGAGGTGCTGCTGGGCGCGCCCGGCCAGGGCGAGCTGGCATTGGTCTGGCCCACCCTGGCCCGGCTCAGCCAGCTCCAGCAGACCGTGGTGCTGGTCGCCCCGCCACACCTGCCGCACGCACCCGGCTGGGCCGGGGCCGGGCTGGCGCTGGGTCAGTTGCAGGTGGTCCATGCCAATCCGCGCGACGCGCTGTGGGCGGCCGAACAGTGCCTGCGCTCGGCCGCCTGCGCCGCCGTGCTGTGCTGGCCGCAGCAGGCCGACGACCGCGCCCTGCGCCGCCTGCAGGTCGCCGCCGAAACCGGGCAGTGCCTGGGCTTCGCCTTCCGCGACAGCCGCCAGGCGCGCAATCCCTCCCCCGCCCCATTGCGCCTGCAGCTCGACGCCGGCCAGGTGCGGGTCCTCAAATGCCGCGGCGGCATGGCACCGGCGCAGCCGTTGCCGCTGGCCCTGGCCCATTGA
- a CDS encoding Y-family DNA polymerase, with amino-acid sequence MQWACLLLPQLALDAALRQQPDPRAPLVLVTGPAQRRVLHAVSPAARQLGLRRGMLLSAAQVLTRDMLTVDYDPRAEQDTRQLLASWLYGISSQVSLAFPHALALEIGASRALFGDWAAIEQRLRDGLKELGFRHRLVAAPNPHAAWVLSGVHARLGVDADALEPALAQIPIERSGLPTEAVTVLARSGLRSLGAAFALPRDSLARRFPAQVLAHLDALRGIGSPPLQYFRPPDRFDARIEFDYEIDSTQALLFPLRRLTADLAAFLCSRDGGAQQFDLWFEHEQHPDTRLTVGLLAPERDAAMLFELARNRVDHLRLPAGSRGLRLQAEHLPPFVPAARDLFDPRPQQAMPWEQLRERLRARLGDDAVQGVALRAEHRPERATGTPAQAAKGPPPVLPLRPGWLLATPQPLYDPDLRILSGPERIESGWWDEDDVRRDYYVVETALGQRGWAFTAAGARHGPFMLHGWFA; translated from the coding sequence ATGCAGTGGGCCTGCCTGTTGCTGCCTCAACTGGCGCTGGACGCGGCCCTGCGCCAGCAGCCGGATCCGCGCGCGCCGCTGGTGCTGGTCACCGGCCCGGCGCAGCGCCGGGTGCTGCATGCGGTCAGCCCGGCCGCGCGCCAGCTCGGCCTGCGCCGCGGCATGCTGCTCTCGGCCGCGCAGGTGCTCACCCGCGACATGCTCACCGTGGACTACGACCCACGCGCCGAACAGGACACCCGCCAGCTGCTGGCCAGCTGGCTGTACGGCATCAGCTCGCAGGTCAGCCTGGCCTTCCCGCATGCGCTGGCTTTGGAGATTGGCGCCAGCCGCGCCCTGTTCGGCGACTGGGCGGCGATTGAACAGCGCCTGCGCGACGGACTGAAAGAACTCGGCTTCCGCCACCGGCTGGTGGCCGCACCGAACCCGCACGCAGCCTGGGTGCTGAGCGGCGTGCACGCGCGGCTGGGCGTGGATGCCGACGCGCTGGAACCGGCACTGGCGCAGATTCCGATCGAACGCAGCGGCCTGCCCACCGAGGCGGTCACGGTATTGGCCCGCTCCGGGCTGCGCAGCCTGGGCGCGGCCTTCGCCCTGCCCCGCGACAGCCTGGCCCGGCGCTTCCCGGCCCAGGTGCTGGCCCACCTGGATGCGCTGCGCGGCATCGGCAGCCCGCCGCTGCAGTACTTCCGGCCGCCGGACCGGTTCGATGCGCGCATCGAGTTCGATTACGAGATCGACTCCACCCAGGCCCTGCTGTTCCCGCTGCGCCGGCTCACCGCCGACCTTGCCGCGTTCCTGTGTTCGCGCGATGGCGGCGCGCAGCAGTTCGACCTGTGGTTCGAACACGAACAGCACCCGGACACGCGGCTGACCGTCGGCCTGCTCGCCCCCGAACGCGACGCGGCGATGCTGTTCGAGCTGGCCCGCAATCGCGTCGACCACCTGCGCCTGCCCGCCGGCAGCCGCGGGCTGCGCCTGCAGGCCGAGCACCTGCCGCCGTTCGTGCCGGCCGCGCGCGACCTGTTCGACCCGCGCCCGCAGCAGGCCATGCCGTGGGAACAGCTGCGCGAACGCCTGCGCGCGCGACTCGGCGACGACGCCGTGCAGGGCGTGGCGCTGCGCGCCGAACACCGGCCCGAACGCGCTACCGGCACCCCGGCCCAGGCGGCCAAGGGTCCACCGCCGGTGCTGCCGCTGCGCCCGGGCTGGCTGCTGGCCACCCCGCAGCCGCTGTACGACCCGGACCTGCGCATCCTGTCCGGACCCGAACGCATCGAATCGGGCTGGTGGGACGAAGACGATGTGCGCCGCGACTACTACGTGGTGGAAACCGCGCTCGGCCAGCGCGGCTGGGCCTTCACCGCCGCCGGCGCGCGGCATGGCCCGTTCATGCTGCACGGCTGGTTCGCATGA